From Mytilus edulis chromosome 9, xbMytEdul2.2, whole genome shotgun sequence, the proteins below share one genomic window:
- the LOC139489154 gene encoding uncharacterized protein, with translation MKWKGVLFVFGILIGLSEERREINDLMMSKEEPNPLYFWQLRSSKHDLSYLSQHSYAVLYNVNAPQLSSITTGTDVLDFTPTSNQYVKISSIQDYATAGFVNAMTIAVNIYFTSETQNTPLIQLFDAAGKLTIDIRLTGIVLSVYYVDSNGIWYNGEVTKLKPGEWFLVGFTFNMKWTNDDQADLFIVKDGGRATATEIGMGKQSITLPAFESIVIGGDGSTNFQGEMNCVQFYNIAIIGPTRDGSVGLCDQQTETPDNGDFSIDSFNLPILTTEGPTTTEEITTEEASTIAETTSKTITTEAASTVVETTETANTVVETRTQAKTTEAANIVAETTSEAITTKAANTVAETTEAANTVAETTSFIPHRGHTPVTESCSYLRKQGNDVSLLYPLETITVTSLERCVSACMRDVRCSVVSTTTNLYGEITCRISNISDTTFMLNSVVYLVE, from the exons GTATTCTTATCGGGTTATCGGAAGAGAGACGGGAAATAAATGATCTGATGATGTCAAAAGAGGAGCCTAACCCCTTGTACTTTTGGCAACTTAGATCGTCGAAACACGACCTGTCTTACCTCAGTCAACACAG TTACGCCGTCTTGTACAACGTTAATGCTCCTCAGCTCTCCTCGATTACAACAGGAACCGATGTGCTGGATTTTACCCCAACCAGCAATCAGTATGTCAAAATATCATCTATTCAAGATTATGCTACCGCAGGCTTTGTTAATGCAATGACTATCGcggttaatatatattttactagTGAAACACAAAACACGCCGTTAATTCAGTTGTTTGACGCTGCAGGAAAATTGACCATAGATATACGACTTACAGGGATTGTTCTAAGTGTATACTATGTAGATAGTAATGGCATTTGGTACAATGGAGAAGTAACTAAACTAAAGCCTGGAGAGTGGTTTCTCGTCGGATTTACGTTTAATATGAAATGGACCAATGACGACCAGGCTGACTTATTCATTGTAAAAGATGGGGGCAGGGCAACTGCTACTGAAATAGGGATGGGTAAACAGAGCATTACATTGCCTGCATTTGAATCGATTGTGATCGGTGGAGATGGAAGTACGAATTTCCAGGGTGAGATGAACTGTGTACAGTTTTATAATATTGCAATCATAGGACCAACCAGAGACGGTAGTGTAGGACTATGTGACCAGCAAACAGAAaccccagacaatg GTGATTTCTCAATAGATTCATTTAACTTACCAATTCTAACCACCGAAGGACCAACAACAACAGAAGAAATAACGACAGAAGAAGCAAGTACCATCGCAGAAACAACATCAAAAACAATAACTACAGAAGCAGCAAGTACCGTCGTTGAAACAACAGAAACCGCAAATACCGTCGTTGAAACAAGAACGCAAGCAAAAACTACAGAAGCAGCAAATATCGTCGCAGAAACAACATCAGAAGCAATAACTACAAAAGCAGCAAATACCGTCGCAGAAACAACAGAAGCCGCGAATACCGTCGCAGAAACAACATCTTTTATACCGC ACAGAGGACACACTCCGGTCACTGAAAGCTGTTCGTATCTACGAAAACAAGGGAATGATGTCAGTTTATTATATCCACTTGAAACTATAACTGTGACGTCACTTGAAAGGTGTGTATCAGCTTGCATGCGGGATGTTAGATGCAGTGTCGTCAGTACTACGACAAATCTGTATGGTGAAATCACGTGTAGAATCAGTAACATATCAGATACCACATTTATGCTTAATTCGGTTGTTTATCTGGTAGAGTGA